One genomic segment of Brassica napus cultivar Da-Ae chromosome A3, Da-Ae, whole genome shotgun sequence includes these proteins:
- the LOC106440560 gene encoding uncharacterized protein LOC106440560 produces the protein MDKTTSVISSASINSTVTSTTSMEKINQAASCVSASFISAFFASLERCACVNLSTSHDDDDDDDNEESYHRPLALSAAPHSHDTL, from the coding sequence ATGGACAAAACCACGAGCGTAATCAGCAGCGCCTCGATCAACTCCACCGTAACCTCAACGACTTCCATGGAGAAGATCAACCAGGCCGCGAGCTGCGTCAGCGCCTCCTTCATCTCCGCTTTCTTCGCCTCCCTCGAGCGCTGCGCCTGCGTCAACCTCTCCACCTCCCatgacgacgacgacgacgacgacaacGAGGAGTCCTACCACCGTCCCCTTGCTCTCTCCGCCGCGCCTCATTCTCACGACACCCTTTAA
- the LOC106444527 gene encoding trehalase produces the protein MAISDTGPLVQTTPLVTFLQRVQLEAHRSYPNEKTPDPKFYIDLSLKLPHHLSTVEAAFNDLTSGSRDLPVPVKKLEKFVHEYFDDAKDLVPHEPEDFVTDPFEFLLNVENDQVREWAREVHSLWKTLCYRVSDSVRESPDRHTLLPLPEPVIIPGSRFKEVYYWDSYWVIKGLMTSKMFTTAKGIVTNLMSLVETYGYALNGARAYYTNRSQPPLLSSMVYEIYNVTKDEELVRKAIPVLLKEYEFWNSGKHKVVIRDASGNDHMLSRYYAMWNMPRPESYVFDQESASAFSSTLQKQRFLRDIATAAETGCDFSTRWMRDPPNFATMATTSVVPVDLNVFLLKMELDIAFMMGICGDKNGSERFVKASEARKKAFEAVFWNEKAGQWLDYWLSSDGDEPETWKAENQNTNVFASNFAPIWISSFNSDENLVKKVVKALKNSGLIAPAGILTSLKNSGQQWDYPNGWAPQQEIIVTGLARTGVKEAKEIAEEIARRWIRSSYSVYKTSGSIHEKLNVAEFGEYGGGGEYKPQTGFGWSNGVILAFLEEFGWHSDLFIKH, from the exons ATGGCAATCTCAGACACAGGTCCCCTGGTCCAGACCACCCCGCTCGTCACTTTCCTCCAGCGCGTGCAACTCGAAGCACACCGGTCCTATCCAAATGAAAAAACCCCTGACCCCAAATTCTACATTGACCtatctctcaagcttcctcaccaTCTCTCCACCGTCGAGGCCGCCTTCAACGACCTCACGAGCGGATCACGTGACCTACCAGTGCCAGTGAAGAAGCTTGAAAAGTTCGTCCATGAATACTTCGACGATGCGAAGGATCTGGTGCCTCATGAACCAGAGGATTTCGTCACAGATCCCTTTGAGTTCCTCCTCAACGTGGAGAACGATCAAGTCAGAGAATGGGCACGTGAGGTGCACAGCCTTTGGAAAACACTATGCTACAGAGTCTCTGACTCCGTGAGAGAGTCTCCTGACCGGCACACGCTTCTACCGTTGCCGGAACCGGTTATCATTCCTGGTTCGAGATTCAAAGAAGTCTATTACTGGGATTCTTACTGGGTTATCAA AGGACTTATGACGAGTAAAATGTTCACTACGGCCAAAGGTATAGTGACGAATCTGATGTCACTTGTGGAGACTTATGGTTACGCGTTGAACGGAGCTAGAGCTTATTACACCAACCGAAG CCAACCACCTTTACTGAGCTCAATGGTCTATGAGATATATAACGTAACCAAAGATGAAGAACTTGTGAGGAAAGCTATCCCCGTTCTTCTCAAAGAGTACGAGTTCTGGAACTCAG GAAAACATAAGGTGGTTATTCGGGATGCTAGTGGCAATGATCACATGTTAAGCCGCTATTACGCCATGTGGAACATGCCTAGACCTGAATCCTATGTTTTT GATCAAGAATCTGCTTCAGCGTTTTCGAGTACGTTACAGAAACAACGGTTCCTTCGAGACATAGCCACGGCTGCTGAAACAGGATGTGATTTCAGCACACGATGGATGAG GGATCCTCCTAATTTCGCAACGATGGCTACAACATCAGTTGTTCCTGTTGATCTAAATGTTTTTCTTCTCAAG ATGGAACTCGATATAGCGTTCATGATGGGGATTTGTGGGGATAAAAACGGCTCAGAGCGTTTTGTGAAAGCGTCAGAAGCGAGAAAGAAAGCGTTTGAAGCTGTGTTTTGGAACGAAAAGGCAGGACAGTGGTTAGACTACTGGCTTTCCTCCGATGGTGAT GAGCCTGAGACATGGAAAGCTGAGAACCAGAACACCAATGTTTTTGCATCTAACTTTGCTCCAATCTGGATCAGTTCCTTTAATTCAG ATGAAAATCTTGTCAAGAAAGTTGTGAAGGCTCTCAAAAACTCAGGGCTCATAGCTCCTGCTGGGATCTTAACGTCTTTGAAAAACTCAGGACAACAGTG GGATTATCCGAATGGATGGGCCCCGCAACAAGAGATAATTGTTACAGGGCTTGCGAGAACGGGTGTAAAGGAAGCTAAAGAGATAGCAGAGGAGATTGCAAGGAGATGGATCAGAAGCAGCTATAGTGTTTACAAGACGAGCGGTAGTATTCATGAGAAGCTCAATGTTGCAGAGTTTGGTGAGTATGGTGGTGGAGGTGAATATAAACCACAG ACGGGCTTTGGGTGGTCAAACGGAGTTATATTAGCATTCttggaggagtttggatggCACTCTGACCTTTTtattaaacattaa
- the LOC106440559 gene encoding protein NLP7 isoform X2 has translation MTSEKIHYAPEVDKVCKALEAVNLKSSEILDHQTTQICNESRQNALAEILEVLTVVCETHNLPLAQTWVPCQHGSVLANGGGLKKNCTSFDGSCMGQICMSTTDMACYVVDAHVWGFRDACLEHHLQKGQGVAGRAFLNGGSCFCRDITKFCKTQYPLVHYALMFKLTSCFAISLQSSYTGDDSYILEFFLPSTITDDQEQDSLLGSLLVTMKEHFQSLRVASGVDFGEDDDKLSFEIIQALPDKKVHSKIESIRVPFSGFKSNATERLLMPQPAAQSSNPANENVNVATANGVVKEKKKTEKKRGKAEKTISLDVLQQYFTGSLKDAAKSLGVCPTTMKRICRQHGISRWPSRKIKKVNRSITKLKRVIESVQGTDGGLDLTSMAVSSIPWTNGQTVLNSPSGSKPPELPNTNHSPNHWSSDHSPQEPNGSPELPSNGHKRSRTGDESAGTPTSHGSCDGNQLDETKVPNQDPLFTVGASPGLCFPPYSRDHDVSAASFAIPNRLLGNIDHSRGMPIEDAGSSKDLRNLCSSTPFDDKFPESNWMNNDNNSNNNMYAPAKEEAVANTTREPSGSEMRTVTIKASYKEDIIRFKISSGSGIMELKDEVAKRLKLDAGTFDIKYLDDDNEWVLIACDVDLQECLDIPRSSRTNIVRLLVHDVTTNLGSSCESTGEL, from the exons ATGACCTCAGAGAAGATTCACTATGCACCCGAAGTGGATAAAGTTTGCAAAGCCCTTGAG GCGGTAAATCTGAAAAGCTCGGAAATACTTGATCACCAAACAACTCAG ATATGCAATGAGAGTCGCCAGAACGCACTTGCAGAGATTCTGGAAGTGTTGACAGTCGTATGCGAGACCCATAACTTGCCTCTGGCTCAGACTTGGGTTCCATGCCAGCACGGGAGCGTTCTTGCCAATGGTGGCGGTCTAAAGAAAAACTGCACCAGTTTCGACGGTAGCTGTATGGGCCAAATCTGCATGTCCACTACCGACATGGCCTGCTATGTCGTGGATGCTCATGTCTGGGGATTCAGAGATGCCTGCCTTGAACACCATCTCCAGAAAGGACAGGGCGTTGCTGGACGAGCTTTTCTCAACGGTGGCTCGTGTTTCTGCAGAGACATCACCAAGTTCTGCAAAACGCAGTATCCGCTGGTCCATTATGCGCTTATGTTCAAGTTAACCAGTTGTTTTGCAATTTCTCTCCAGAGCTCTTACACAGGCGACGACAGTTACATTCTTGAATTCTTTCTTCCCTCGACTATAACAGACGACCAAGAGCAAGATTCTCTACTGGGATCTCTGTTGGTGACAATGAAAGAACATTTTCAGAGTCTGAGGGTTGCATCTGGGGTTGACTTCGGTGAAGATGACGACAAATTGTCTTTCGAGATCATCCAAGCATTACCGGACAAGAAGGTTCATTCAAAAATAGAATCCATTCGAGTTCCCTTTTCTGGTTTCAAGTCAAACGCGACAGAGAGGCTGTTGATGCCTCAGCCTGCGGCTCAGTCTTCTAATCCAGCAAACGAGAATGTCAACGTGGCCACTGCTAATGGTGTGgttaaggagaagaagaaaacagaaaaaaagcGTGGGAAGGCTGAGAAAACAATCAGTCTGGATGTACTTCAGCAATATTTCACTGGAAGTCTCAAAGACGCTGCAAAGAGCCTAGGAG TTTGTCCGACAACAATGAAGCGAATTTGCAGACAACACGGCATCTCGCGGTGGCCATCGAGGAAGATCAAGAAAGTGAATCGCTCAATCACAAAGCTGAAACGCGTCATAGAATCTGTTCAAGGTACTGATGGAGGCCTCGACCTGACTTCCATGGCCGTTAGTTCCATCCCTTGGACAAACGGCCAAACAGTACTAAACTCACCCAGCGGTTCCAAGCCGCCAGAGCTACCAAACACTAATCATTCACCTAACCACTGGTCAAGTGATCACAGTCCTCAAGAGCCAAATGGTTCGCCTGAGTTACCAAGCAATGGTCATAAGCGGTCACGAACGGGGGATGAGAGTGCTGGGACACCAACCTCTCACGGCTCATGTGACGGTAACCAATTAGATGAAACAAAGGTCCCGAACCAAGATCCGCTATTCACGGTCGGTGCATCCCCAGGACTCTGTTTTCctccatattctcgagatcatgATGTATCCGCCGCATCATTTGCAATACCGAACAGACTTCTTGGTAACATAGACCATTCCAGAGGAATGCCCATCGAAGACGCTGGAAGTTCAAAGGATCTGAGGAACCTCTGCTCCTCTACACCATTCGACGATAAGTTTCCGGAATCAAACTGGATGAACAATGAtaacaacagcaacaacaacatgTACGCTCCGGCAAAGGAAGAGGCTGTTGCAAATACTACACGCGAACCATCAGGCTCAGAAATGAGAACGGTGACCATCAAAGCAAGCTACAAAGAAGACATAATACGGTTCAAGATATCATCTGGTTCGGGTATAATGGAACTGAAAGATGAAGTGGCGAAGAGGCTGAAACTTGACGCAGGTACGTTTGATATCAAGTATCTGGACGATGATAATGAATGGGTTTTGATAGCTTGTGATGTTGATCTTCAAGAATGTCTAGACATCCCTAGATCATCCCGTACTAATATCGTAAGGCTCCTGGTCCATGATGTAACAACGAACCTGGGGAGCTCTTGTGAGAGCACCGGAGAATTGTAA